GGGCGACTGGCTTGACACTTCTCAACAAAAGCTTGGCGCAGAGAATTTTTGGTAACAATGGGGAGCAAGAGCACCGGGCGTTTTGCTGGGCGGGGTCTGGGGAGAGCTTGCAGCTCCGATGCCTCGCCCGCCGGAACCTGTGACCGTTGCTCAGACTGCCGGTCTCGCTCCGCTTTTGAGGGGCGATCGCTTGAGAGTGTGGCCACCTGCGCATTCTCCCTATCTCTGCGCTGATTTCTGCCGTTCCTCCCATGTCTGGAAAATCGTCGAAACGTAAGGATCCGTCCAAACAGAGCCTGCTGCGCAGCCTGCTGCTGCACCGCATGACCAACCGCATTCGGGAGTCACTGGATCTCCAGACGATCCTGGAGGCGACGGTGGCGGAGATTCGGTCATTTTTGGAGACAGATCGGGTCAAAATTTATCGATTTGATGCCGATGGTGCGGGGCAGGTGATCGCGGAGTCGGTGAATGCAAAGCGCTTGCCATCCCTGCGATCGCTGCATTTTCCGGCGGGAGACATTCCCCCCACCAGCCGGGAGCTGTTTGTCAAAGCCCGCCAGCGCTCCATCATCGATGTGTCGTCCCAGGCGATGATCCTCAGCCGCCTGGACAATCCCGAAGCGGCCCACACTCTGACCCTTGCCGACCTGGACTCGAATCCCATCCAGGATTTGCTCCGACGCCCGGTGGACCCGTGCCATGTGGCGTACCTAACGGCGATGGGGGTGCAGTCTTCGCTGGTGGTGCCCATCCTGACCAATCAGACGCTGTGGGGGCTGCTGGTCTCGCACCACGCCCAGCCTCGGGCCTTCTCGGAGGAAGATTTGCAGGTCGTGCAGATTTTGTCGGACCAAGTGGCGATCGCCATTGGCCAGTCGACCCTGCTCAGCCAAACCCAGGCCAAGGCGCGCCGGGAAGCCCTGATCAACCGCATCTCCACCATCCTGCACTCCCCCCTCAACACCCAGCAAATCCTGCAAATCGTCCTCGAAACGGTCATGCAGGCCATGCGCGCCTCCGGCGGTCGCCTCTATCTGACGCCCATGAGCGACAGCGCCTGCGGGAGCCTCTACCTCTGCGGCCAGCAGCCCGCCCTCGAAGAAGTCTCCGGCTCCGCGCTGCTCGAAGAATTTCCCTTTTGGCAGAAGCTCATGTTCCAGGAGGGCCGCTACCAAGAGGGCTCTGTGGTCCTCGAAAACCTCTGGCAGCAGACCCTCAGCGACCCGTGGGTGGAGCCGCTGCTCGATGCGCAGGGCCGCCTGACAACGATTTACCTGAGCCCCGGCGTCGAAAACTGGAACACGCCGCTGCGAGATTGGCTGGAGATGAGCGACCTGAAGCCAGAGTCGTGGGCGATCGCTGACCTGTACCAAGACCCGCGCCTTGCGCCCCTTTGGCCAGCCTTTGAGCCCACCTCCCTGCGCAGCCTGCTGATCATGCCCCTGCACTATCGTCAGCAGTGTCTGGGCTGCCTCACCCTGTTTCGGGACGCCGTCGACACCGATATCCTGTGGGCAGGCTACCTAGACCCCGACGATCGCCAAGACCGAGCCCGCCAGTCCTTCGAAGCCTGGCGCGAAATCAAGCGCAATCAGGCCAGTCCCTGGACCAGCGAAGAAATTGAGCTGATCCAGGCCGTAGGGACCCACGTGGCCATGGCCGTGATGCAGAGCCGCCTGTACCAGTGCGAGCGAGAGCACCGCATCCTGGTGGAAATGCGAAACCGAGAGCTCAACACCGCTCGCACCGTGGCCGAAGAAGCCAGCCGCCTCAAGTCGGACTTTTTGTCCTCCACCAGCCACGAGCTGCGCACGCCCCTCAGCTCGACCCTGAACTACCTCAAACTGCTCAAAGAAGGCTTTTATGACGACGAAGCCGAGCTAAAGGAGTACATCCAGGTCGCCCACCAGTCAGCCGAAAATCTGGTGGCCATTATTAATGACGTGCTGGACATCGCCAAGATCGAGGCGGGCCGCATGAATCTCCACCTAGAGCAGGTGGACCTGAAGGCGTTGATGGAGGAGCAGTGCAAGCTGTTTCGCCTAGACAGCCGCTCGAAGGGAATCCCGCTGCAAATGGTGTGTGGGGTGGAGCAGGTCTACGCCGACAAGATCAAGCTGCGCCAGGTGTTGGCCAATTTGCTCTCGAATGCCTTCAAGTTCACCAGCGATGGGGAGGTGTGCATCTCGGCTATGCGGCTCCAGGGCGATCCGCCTCGCGTGGCGATCGCGGTGGCCGACACAGGCATTGGCCTGGACGAAAAGCAGCA
This genomic stretch from Geitlerinema sp. PCC 7407 harbors:
- a CDS encoding GAF domain-containing protein, whose protein sequence is MSGKSSKRKDPSKQSLLRSLLLHRMTNRIRESLDLQTILEATVAEIRSFLETDRVKIYRFDADGAGQVIAESVNAKRLPSLRSLHFPAGDIPPTSRELFVKARQRSIIDVSSQAMILSRLDNPEAAHTLTLADLDSNPIQDLLRRPVDPCHVAYLTAMGVQSSLVVPILTNQTLWGLLVSHHAQPRAFSEEDLQVVQILSDQVAIAIGQSTLLSQTQAKARREALINRISTILHSPLNTQQILQIVLETVMQAMRASGGRLYLTPMSDSACGSLYLCGQQPALEEVSGSALLEEFPFWQKLMFQEGRYQEGSVVLENLWQQTLSDPWVEPLLDAQGRLTTIYLSPGVENWNTPLRDWLEMSDLKPESWAIADLYQDPRLAPLWPAFEPTSLRSLLIMPLHYRQQCLGCLTLFRDAVDTDILWAGYLDPDDRQDRARQSFEAWREIKRNQASPWTSEEIELIQAVGTHVAMAVMQSRLYQCEREHRILVEMRNRELNTARTVAEEASRLKSDFLSSTSHELRTPLSSTLNYLKLLKEGFYDDEAELKEYIQVAHQSAENLVAIINDVLDIAKIEAGRMNLHLEQVDLKALMEEQCKLFRLDSRSKGIPLQMVCGVEQVYADKIKLRQVLANLLSNAFKFTSDGEVCISAMRLQGDPPRVAIAVADTGIGLDEKQQELVFEPFVQADGSIKRRYGGTGLGLTVCKRLVELMGGYIWIESPGENQGTTVTFILSESGSLWDSNHA